One region of Mangifera indica cultivar Alphonso chromosome 3, CATAS_Mindica_2.1, whole genome shotgun sequence genomic DNA includes:
- the LOC123210497 gene encoding thaumatin-like protein, translating to MKFLQTFSVSSFLLITLSITLANAATFDITNNCPYTVWAAAVPGGGRPLNQGQTWTISAEPGTKEARIWARTNCQFDGNGRGKCETGDCNGLLECQVYGTPPNTLAEYALKQYMDMDFIDMSNIDGFNVPMEFSSVSGGCNRVIKCTADIIGQCPNELKVPGGCNGPCPVFKTEEHCCNSGNCGPTNYSKFFKDRCPDVYSYPKDDATSTFTCPSGTNYKVVFCP from the coding sequence ATGAAGTTCTTGCAAACCTTCTCCGTTTCTTCATTCCTTCTAATTACCCTTTCCATCACCTTGGCTAATGCAGCCACTTTTGATATTACAAACAATTGCCCATACACTGTCTGGGCGGCTGCTGTGCCCGGTGGTGGTAGACCGCTTAACCAAGGTCAAACATGGACCATCAGTGCTGAACCCGGCACAAAAGAAGCCCGCATTTGGGCCAGAACCAATTGTCAGTTTGATGGCAATGGGCGAGGCAAGTGTGAAACCGGTGACTGTAACGGCCTTCTCGAATGCCAAGTCTACGGCACACCACCAAACACATTGGCTGAGTACGCTTTGAAGCAATACATGGACATGGACTTCATTGATATGTCTAATATCGATGGGTTTAATGTTCCAATGGAGTTCAGTTCCGTTTCAGGTGGCTGCAACCGTGTGATTAAATGCACGGCGGATATCATCGGCCAGTGCCCGAATGAGCTCAAGGTTCCTGGAGGATGTAACGGCCCATGTCCTGTATTCAAGACGGAGGAACACTGCTGCAATTCTGGCAACTGTGGACCTACAAATTACTCCAAGTTTTTCAAGGATCGGTGCCCAGACGTTTACAGTTATCCTAAAGATGATGCAACTAGCACATTTACTTGCCCCAGTGGGACTAACTACAAGGTTGTATTTTGCCCTTGA